A single genomic interval of Methanobrevibacter olleyae harbors:
- a CDS encoding metal-dependent transcriptional regulator, with the protein MDKKDIEDYLRQIWVREYEKEEKLLVNDFNSEDIDILSKKEYIDINDDLISLTETGEALGRSLVRKHRIAEKVVADLFLADMNEMEELADQIEHVMSEEVEDNICRILGNPENCPHNKPIPEGNRSKDLDSEHSIPLINCHSGNSGEVSHIKTEDARKLRKIMNLGLIPGSKICLIQKFPNYVFKLGNTQLAVDKELASEIFIKVNE; encoded by the coding sequence ATGGATAAAAAAGATATTGAGGATTATTTACGTCAAATATGGGTTAGAGAGTATGAGAAAGAGGAAAAATTATTAGTAAATGATTTTAACTCTGAAGATATTGATATTTTATCTAAAAAAGAATATATTGATATAAATGATGATTTGATTAGTTTAACTGAAACCGGAGAGGCTTTAGGAAGATCTTTAGTTAGGAAACATAGGATTGCTGAAAAGGTCGTTGCTGATTTATTTTTAGCTGATATGAATGAAATGGAAGAATTAGCTGACCAAATTGAGCATGTAATGAGTGAAGAAGTTGAAGATAATATTTGCAGAATCCTGGGAAATCCAGAAAATTGCCCTCATAATAAACCTATTCCAGAAGGGAATCGTTCTAAAGACTTAGATAGTGAACATTCTATACCTTTAATAAATTGTCATAGTGGCAATTCAGGTGAAGTATCTCATATCAAAACAGAAGATGCTCGTAAATTAAGAAAGATTATGAATTTAGGGCTTATTCCAGGTTCTAAGATTTGTTTAATTCAAAAATTCCCAAATTATGTTTTTAAGTTAGGTAATACTCAATTAGCTGTAGATAAAGAATTAGCTAGTGAAATTTTTATTAAAGTAAATGAATAA
- a CDS encoding HisA/HisF family protein, translated as MLEIIPVMDLMNSVAVFGKSGDRENYAPLQSIYANSPDPLEIAASLKRANAKEIYIADLDLIERNGNHNIYKIKEINTILPVILDVGVDNLETFEFLLDFAYKIIVATETLDSIEELEKIFDKYPKERIIISVDVKNNELYTKNMDLNLEDFKEVLRKIDPNEIILLDISSVGTEGGYNKELLESFEEFRDKIILGGGITKDEIEVLSNLGIKKALVGTALHKGEIKIHNF; from the coding sequence ATGTTGGAAATAATTCCTGTTATGGATTTAATGAATTCTGTAGCTGTTTTTGGGAAATCTGGTGATAGAGAAAATTATGCTCCACTTCAATCTATTTATGCAAATTCTCCAGATCCTTTAGAAATAGCAGCCTCATTAAAAAGAGCTAATGCAAAGGAAATATATATAGCTGATTTAGATTTAATTGAAAGAAATGGAAATCATAATATTTATAAAATTAAGGAAATTAATACTATTTTACCTGTGATTTTAGATGTTGGTGTAGATAATTTAGAAACCTTTGAATTTTTATTGGATTTTGCATATAAAATCATTGTAGCTACTGAAACACTTGATTCAATTGAAGAACTAGAAAAGATTTTTGATAAATATCCAAAAGAAAGAATTATCATTAGTGTAGATGTTAAAAACAATGAGTTATATACAAAAAATATGGATTTAAACTTAGAAGATTTTAAAGAAGTTTTAAGGAAAATAGATCCGAATGAAATTATTTTACTTGATATTTCATCTGTAGGAACTGAAGGTGGTTACAATAAAGAACTACTTGAAAGTTTTGAAGAATTTAGGGATAAAATAATTTTAGGTGGTGGTATTACTAAAGATGAGATTGAAGTATTATCTAATTTAGGTATTAAGAAAGCTTTAGTAGGGACTGCTTTACATAAAGGTGAAATAAAGATACACAATTTCTAA